Proteins encoded in a region of the Pseudomonas denitrificans (nom. rej.) genome:
- the tolQ gene encoding protein TolQ — protein MEPNVVDHTSMWSLISNASVVVQLVMLTLVAASVTSWIMIFQRSNMMRSAKKALETFEERFWSGIDLSKLYRQAGSNPDPDSGVEQIFRAGFKEFSRLRQQAGVDPDAVMEGVSRAMRVAISREEEKLETSLPFLATVGSTSPYIGLFGTVWGIMNSFRGLATVQQATLATVAPGIAEALIATAIGLFAAIPAVIAYNRFAARSEMLIGRYYTFADEFQAILHRKVHTSDD, from the coding sequence GTGGAACCGAACGTCGTCGACCATACTTCCATGTGGAGCTTGATCAGTAACGCCAGCGTCGTGGTACAGCTGGTGATGCTGACCCTGGTGGCCGCATCGGTCACTTCCTGGATCATGATTTTCCAGCGCAGCAACATGATGCGCTCGGCGAAGAAGGCCCTGGAAACTTTCGAAGAGCGCTTCTGGTCGGGCATTGACCTGTCCAAACTCTATCGTCAGGCGGGCAGCAACCCCGATCCGGATTCGGGGGTCGAGCAGATCTTCCGTGCCGGCTTCAAGGAATTCTCCCGTCTGCGCCAGCAGGCCGGCGTTGACCCGGATGCGGTGATGGAAGGCGTTTCCCGCGCGATGCGCGTCGCCATTTCCCGCGAGGAAGAGAAGCTGGAAACCAGCCTGCCGTTCCTCGCCACCGTCGGTTCCACCAGCCCGTACATCGGTCTGTTCGGCACCGTGTGGGGCATCATGAACTCCTTCCGTGGCCTGGCCACCGTGCAGCAGGCCACCCTCGCCACCGTGGCGCCGGGTATCGCCGAAGCACTGATCGCCACCGCCATCGGCCTGTTCGCGGCCATCCCCGCGGTCATCGCCTACAACCGTTTCGCCGCCCGCTCGGAAATGCTCATCGGTCGCTACTACACCTTCGCCGACGAGTTCCAGGCGATCCTGCACCGCAAAGTGCACACCAGCGACGATTGA
- the ybgC gene encoding tol-pal system-associated acyl-CoA thioesterase, whose protein sequence is MRAQHGGQPFQQRYRVYYEDTDAGGIVYYVNYLKFMERARTERLRDLGFAQSQLAGENLLFVVHSAEARYHAPARLDDELLVSVEVEELNRASLKFRQQVRRASDSTLLCEGRFLVACVRADNLKPRAIPDVLRAAFAGSPDTLSAGD, encoded by the coding sequence ATGCGCGCGCAACACGGGGGTCAGCCGTTCCAGCAGCGGTATCGGGTCTATTACGAGGACACCGATGCCGGCGGCATCGTCTACTACGTCAACTACCTCAAGTTCATGGAGCGGGCTCGTACCGAGCGGCTGCGTGATCTGGGCTTCGCCCAGTCACAGCTGGCGGGGGAGAACCTGCTTTTCGTCGTTCATTCGGCTGAGGCGCGCTATCACGCGCCGGCCCGCCTGGATGACGAGCTGCTTGTCAGCGTCGAGGTGGAGGAGTTGAACCGTGCGAGCCTGAAGTTTCGTCAACAGGTTCGACGGGCGTCGGATTCGACCTTGCTCTGCGAGGGGCGATTCCTGGTGGCGTGCGTGCGGGCGGACAACCTGAAACCCCGCGCTATCCCAGATGTGTTGCGTGCGGCATTTGCCGGCAGTCCGGACACCCTTTCAGCAGGAGATTAA
- the ruvB gene encoding Holliday junction branch migration DNA helicase RuvB yields the protein MIEADRLISSVTGRDREEQLDRAIRPLKLADYVGQPVVREQMELFIQAARGRQEALDHTLIFGPPGLGKTTLANIIAQEMGVSIKSTSGPVLERPGDLAALLTNLEPNDVLFVDEIHRLSPIVEEVLYPAMEDFQLDIMIGEGPAARSIKLDLPPFTLVGATTRAGMLTNPLRDRFGIVQRLEFYGVDDLSSIVARSAGILGLEIEPAGAYEIARRARGTPRIANRLLRRVRDFAEVRGTGHISSDIADKALNLLDVDERGFDHQDRRLLLTMIDKFDGGPVGIDNLAAAISEERHTIEDVLEPYLIQQGYIMRTPRGRVVTRHAYLHFGLNVPKRMGEGTTSDLFVPEDGN from the coding sequence ATGATCGAAGCCGATCGCCTGATCTCCTCTGTAACCGGTCGTGACCGCGAAGAGCAGCTCGACCGCGCCATCCGCCCGCTGAAGCTGGCCGACTACGTCGGTCAGCCGGTGGTGCGTGAACAGATGGAGTTGTTCATCCAGGCGGCCCGTGGGCGCCAGGAGGCGCTGGATCACACGCTGATCTTCGGCCCGCCCGGCCTGGGCAAGACCACCCTGGCGAACATCATCGCCCAGGAAATGGGGGTTTCGATCAAGAGCACTTCCGGCCCGGTGCTGGAGCGGCCTGGCGATCTGGCGGCGCTGCTGACCAACCTCGAACCCAACGACGTGCTGTTCGTGGACGAGATTCACCGCCTCTCGCCCATCGTCGAGGAAGTGCTGTATCCGGCCATGGAAGACTTCCAGCTGGACATCATGATCGGCGAGGGCCCGGCTGCGCGTTCGATCAAGCTCGATCTGCCGCCCTTCACTCTGGTGGGGGCGACCACTCGCGCCGGCATGCTGACCAACCCGCTGCGTGACCGCTTCGGTATCGTGCAGCGTCTGGAGTTCTACGGTGTGGACGACCTGTCCAGCATCGTCGCCCGTTCGGCGGGCATTCTCGGTCTGGAGATCGAGCCGGCGGGCGCCTACGAGATCGCTCGGCGCGCACGCGGTACGCCGCGGATCGCCAACCGCCTGCTGCGGCGGGTGCGGGATTTCGCCGAGGTGCGCGGCACCGGCCACATCAGCAGCGACATCGCCGACAAGGCGCTGAACCTGCTGGACGTGGATGAAAGAGGCTTCGATCACCAGGATCGCCGCCTGCTGCTGACCATGATCGACAAGTTCGACGGTGGCCCGGTGGGGATCGACAACCTCGCGGCGGCCATCAGCGAAGAAAGACACACGATTGAAGACGTGCTGGAGCCCTATCTGATCCAGCAAGGCTATATCATGCGCACACCTCGGGGGCGTGTAGTGACCCGGCATGCGTACCTGCATTTCGGCTTGAATGTGCCGAAGCGGATGGGGGAGGGGACGACATCGGATCTGTTCGTCCCTGAAGATGGTAATTAA
- the ruvA gene encoding Holliday junction branch migration protein RuvA — protein MIGRLRGTLAEKQPPHLIVDVNGVGYELEVPMTTLYRLPSLGEPVTLHTHLVVREDAHLLYGFAEKRERELFRELIRLNGVGPKLALALMSGLEVDELVRCVQAQDTSTLVKIPGVGKKTAERLLVELKDRFKAWENIPSIAPLVVEPRLVAAVSSAESDAVSALIALGFKPQEASRAVAAVQEEGLSSEELIRRALKGMV, from the coding sequence GTGATTGGACGCCTGCGTGGCACCCTGGCGGAAAAACAACCGCCGCACCTGATCGTCGATGTGAATGGCGTGGGCTACGAGCTCGAAGTGCCGATGACCACCCTGTATCGCTTGCCGAGCCTGGGCGAGCCGGTGACCCTGCACACCCACCTCGTGGTGCGCGAGGATGCCCACCTGCTCTACGGCTTTGCCGAGAAGCGCGAGCGCGAGCTGTTCCGCGAGCTGATCCGCCTCAATGGCGTGGGCCCGAAGCTGGCGCTGGCGCTGATGTCGGGGCTGGAAGTCGATGAGCTGGTGCGTTGCGTGCAGGCGCAGGATACTTCCACCCTGGTGAAGATTCCGGGCGTGGGCAAGAAGACTGCCGAACGCCTGCTGGTGGAGCTGAAAGATCGCTTCAAGGCGTGGGAAAATATTCCTTCCATCGCGCCGTTGGTGGTGGAACCCCGACTGGTTGCCGCAGTCTCAAGCGCCGAGTCCGATGCGGTCAGTGCGCTGATCGCACTGGGCTTCAAACCCCAGGAGGCGAGCCGCGCCGTGGCCGCCGTGCAGGAGGAAGGCTTGTCCAGCGAAGAACTCATCCGTCGTGCCCTCAAGGGCATGGTCTAG
- the ruvC gene encoding crossover junction endodeoxyribonuclease RuvC, whose product MTLILGIDPGSRITGFGVVRDTGRGCEYVASGCIRTGNGELFERLQIVFRGVREVIQTYQPTMMGIEQVFMARNADSALKLGQARGAAIVAAAEEGLQIAEYTASQVKQAIAGTGGADKQQVQMMVMHLLKLVQKPQIDASDALAIALCHAHTRQSLVPHGLVGARRRGGRLRL is encoded by the coding sequence ATGACCCTGATTCTCGGTATCGACCCAGGTTCACGGATAACCGGCTTCGGCGTGGTGCGCGACACCGGCCGTGGCTGCGAGTACGTGGCATCGGGCTGCATCCGTACCGGCAACGGCGAACTGTTCGAGCGCCTGCAGATCGTCTTCCGTGGCGTGCGCGAGGTCATCCAGACCTACCAGCCGACCATGATGGGCATCGAGCAGGTGTTCATGGCGCGTAACGCCGACTCGGCGTTGAAGCTGGGGCAGGCGCGCGGCGCGGCGATAGTCGCGGCAGCGGAAGAAGGCTTGCAGATCGCCGAGTACACGGCGAGCCAGGTCAAGCAGGCGATTGCCGGCACCGGAGGTGCGGACAAGCAGCAGGTCCAGATGATGGTCATGCACTTGCTCAAGCTTGTGCAGAAGCCGCAGATCGACGCCTCCGACGCCCTGGCCATCGCCCTGTGCCACGCGCACACCCGGCAGAGCCTGGTGCCACACGGCCTGGTAGGCGCCCGCCGACGTGGCGGACGCTTGCGCCTGTGA
- a CDS encoding YebC/PmpR family DNA-binding transcriptional regulator has protein sequence MAGHSKWANIKHRKERQDAKKGKIFTKLIRELTVAAKQGGGIPADNPRLRLAVDKALTANMTRDTIDRAIQRGVGSSEADNMAELTYEGYAPSGVAIIVEAMTDNRNRTAAEVRHAFSKCGGNLGTDGSVAYMFERKGQISYAPGVNEEALMDAALEAGADDVVVNDDGSIDVFTTFVDFISVNEALTEAGFKGDDAEITMIPSTTATLDLDTAQKVLKLIDMLEDLDDVQNVYSNAEIPDEVMAQLG, from the coding sequence ATGGCTGGTCATTCCAAATGGGCCAACATCAAGCACCGCAAGGAACGTCAGGACGCCAAGAAGGGCAAGATCTTCACCAAGCTCATCCGTGAGCTGACCGTCGCTGCCAAGCAGGGCGGGGGGATCCCGGCGGACAACCCGCGTCTGCGCCTGGCCGTGGACAAGGCGCTGACCGCCAACATGACCCGCGACACCATCGATCGCGCCATCCAGCGTGGCGTGGGCTCCAGCGAAGCGGACAACATGGCCGAGCTGACCTACGAAGGTTACGCACCCAGCGGCGTGGCGATCATCGTCGAAGCGATGACCGACAACCGCAACCGCACCGCGGCCGAAGTGCGTCATGCCTTCAGCAAGTGCGGCGGCAACCTGGGTACCGATGGTTCGGTGGCCTACATGTTCGAGCGCAAGGGCCAGATCAGCTATGCGCCGGGCGTGAACGAGGAAGCCCTGATGGATGCCGCGCTGGAGGCCGGCGCCGACGACGTGGTGGTCAACGATGACGGTTCCATCGACGTCTTCACCACCTTCGTCGACTTCATCTCGGTCAATGAAGCGCTGACCGAAGCCGGTTTCAAGGGCGACGACGCCGAGATCACCATGATCCCGTCGACCACCGCGACCCTGGACCTGGACACCGCACAGAAGGTCCTCAAGCTGATCGACATGCTCGAAGACCTGGACGACGTGCAGAACGTCTACTCCAATGCGGAAATCCCGGACGAGGTGATGGCCCAGCTGGGCTGA
- the aspS gene encoding aspartate--tRNA ligase produces the protein MMRSHYCGQLNESLDGQVVTLCGWVHRRRDHGGVIFLDVRDREGLAQVVFDPDRVETFAKADRVRSEYVVKITGKVRLRPEGARNSNMASGAIEVLGHELEVLNQAETPPFPLDEYSDVGEETRLRYRFIDLRRPEMAAKLKLRARITSSIRRYLDDNGFLDVETPILGRPTPEGARDYLVPSRTYPGHFFALPQSPQLFKQLLMVAGFDRYYQIAKCFRDEDLRADRQPEFTQIDIETSFLEESDIIEITEKMVRQLFKEVLNVEFDEFPHMPFEEAMRRYGSDKPDLRIPLELVDVADQLKDVEFKVFSGPANDPKGRVAALRVPGGASMPRKQIDDYTKFVGIYGAKGLAYIKVNERAKGVEGLQSPIVKNIAEPNLNEILDRVGAVDGDIVFFGADKAKIVCDALGALRIKVGHDLNLLTKEWAPMWVVDFPMFEENDDGSLTSLHHPFTAPKCTPEELEANPAGKLSRAYDMVLNGTELGGGSIRIHDKSMQQAVFRVLGIDDAEQEEKFGFLLDALKYGAPPHGGLAFGLDRLVMLMTGAASIREVIAFPKTQSAGDVMTQAPGTVDAKALRELNIRLREQQKAAE, from the coding sequence ATGATGCGCAGCCACTATTGCGGCCAGTTGAACGAGAGCCTGGACGGCCAGGTAGTCACTCTTTGCGGTTGGGTACACCGTCGCCGCGACCACGGCGGGGTGATCTTCCTCGACGTGCGTGATCGTGAAGGTCTGGCCCAGGTGGTATTCGACCCGGATCGCGTCGAGACCTTCGCCAAGGCTGACCGTGTGCGCAGCGAGTACGTGGTGAAGATCACCGGCAAGGTGCGCCTGCGCCCTGAAGGCGCGCGCAACTCGAACATGGCTTCCGGTGCCATCGAAGTGCTGGGACATGAACTGGAAGTGCTGAACCAGGCCGAAACCCCGCCGTTCCCGCTGGATGAATACTCCGACGTGGGCGAGGAAACCCGCCTGCGCTACCGCTTCATCGACCTGCGTCGCCCGGAGATGGCCGCCAAGCTGAAGCTGCGTGCGCGCATCACCAGCAGCATCCGCCGCTATCTGGACGACAACGGCTTCCTCGACGTGGAAACCCCGATCCTCGGTCGCCCGACGCCGGAAGGCGCGCGTGACTACCTGGTGCCGAGCCGTACCTACCCGGGTCACTTCTTCGCCCTGCCGCAGTCGCCCCAGCTGTTCAAGCAGCTGCTGATGGTGGCCGGCTTCGACCGCTACTACCAGATCGCCAAGTGCTTCCGCGATGAAGACCTGCGTGCCGACCGTCAGCCGGAATTCACCCAGATCGACATCGAAACCAGCTTCCTCGAAGAAAGCGACATCATCGAGATCACCGAGAAGATGGTTCGCCAACTGTTCAAGGAAGTGCTGAACGTCGAGTTCGACGAATTCCCGCACATGCCGTTCGAAGAGGCCATGCGCCGCTACGGTTCGGACAAGCCTGACCTGCGTATCCCGCTGGAACTGGTCGACGTGGCCGATCAGCTGAAGGACGTCGAGTTCAAGGTCTTCTCCGGCCCGGCCAACGATCCGAAGGGCCGCGTTGCCGCCCTGCGCGTTCCGGGCGGTGCGAGCATGCCGCGCAAGCAGATCGACGACTACACCAAGTTCGTCGGCATCTACGGCGCCAAGGGCCTGGCCTACATCAAGGTCAACGAACGCGCCAAGGGCGTGGAAGGCCTGCAGTCGCCGATCGTGAAGAACATCGCCGAGCCGAACCTGAACGAGATCCTCGATCGCGTTGGCGCGGTCGATGGCGACATCGTGTTCTTCGGCGCCGACAAGGCCAAGATCGTCTGCGACGCCCTGGGCGCGCTGCGCATCAAGGTCGGCCATGACCTCAACCTGCTCACCAAGGAGTGGGCGCCGATGTGGGTCGTGGACTTCCCGATGTTCGAAGAGAACGACGACGGCAGCCTGACTTCCCTGCACCACCCGTTCACTGCGCCCAAGTGCACCCCGGAAGAGCTGGAGGCCAACCCGGCCGGCAAGCTGTCCCGTGCCTACGACATGGTGCTCAATGGCACCGAGTTGGGCGGCGGCTCCATCCGTATTCATGACAAGTCCATGCAGCAGGCGGTGTTCCGCGTGCTCGGCATCGATGATGCGGAGCAGGAAGAGAAGTTCGGCTTCCTCCTCGACGCCCTCAAGTACGGTGCACCGCCGCACGGTGGCCTGGCCTTCGGCCTGGACCGCCTGGTGATGCTGATGACCGGCGCGGCCTCGATCCGCGAAGTCATCGCCTTCCCGAAAACCCAGAGCGCCGGCGACGTCATGACCCAGGCTCCGGGCACTGTGGATGCCAAGGCTCTGCGCGAGCTGAACATCCGCCTGCGCGAGCAGCAGAAGGCCGCCGAGTAA
- a CDS encoding FmdB family zinc ribbon protein: protein MPIYEYQCQSCAHQLESLQKISDAPLVDCPACMAPELKKMLSAPGFRLGGSGWYETDFKTGAKKNLASGDAPAVCPATGCGAGACSASE, encoded by the coding sequence ATGCCGATTTACGAGTACCAGTGCCAGTCCTGCGCGCATCAGCTGGAATCGCTGCAGAAGATCAGCGATGCGCCGTTGGTCGATTGTCCGGCCTGCATGGCTCCCGAATTGAAGAAGATGTTGTCGGCTCCGGGCTTCCGCCTGGGCGGCAGCGGTTGGTACGAGACCGACTTCAAGACCGGAGCGAAGAAGAACCTGGCCTCCGGCGATGCTCCAGCGGTCTGTCCGGCCACCGGTTGCGGTGCCGGCGCCTGCTCCGCCAGCGAATGA
- a CDS encoding Dps family protein: MDIDIGIAKQDRAAIADGLSRLLADTYTLYLKTHNFHWNVTGPMFNTLHLMFEGQYTELALAVDSIAERIRALGFPAPGTYAAYARLSSIKEEEGVPDAQEMIRLLVQGQEAVVRTARSIFPLADKVADEPTADLLTQRMQVHEKTAWMLRSLLAE; encoded by the coding sequence ATGGACATCGATATCGGAATCGCCAAACAGGATCGCGCCGCCATCGCCGACGGCCTGTCCCGTCTGCTGGCCGACACCTACACGCTGTACCTGAAGACCCACAACTTCCACTGGAACGTCACCGGGCCGATGTTCAACACCCTGCACCTGATGTTCGAAGGGCAGTACACCGAACTGGCACTGGCCGTGGACAGCATCGCCGAACGCATCCGCGCCCTGGGCTTCCCGGCGCCGGGCACCTATGCCGCTTACGCGCGCCTGTCCTCGATCAAGGAAGAAGAAGGCGTGCCGGACGCCCAGGAGATGATCCGCCTGCTGGTGCAGGGCCAGGAAGCCGTGGTGCGCACCGCGCGCAGCATCTTCCCGCTGGCCGACAAGGTGGCGGACGAGCCGACCGCGGACCTGCTGACCCAGCGCATGCAGGTACACGAGAAGACCGCCTGGATGCTGCGCAGCCTGCTCGCCGAGTAA
- a CDS encoding cold-shock protein — protein sequence MLKIVHLVTGVAALLLSLIPSLRSDALPYLQQSDAIYLALLGLTSLLLAPGSNLKQPSALQGLATALVVLAVVLQVLILLAPLPFIGEQPAIVLPLLSLAGAVVLQWAANLNPARPHAPIETFLGENRETGTVKWFNTSKGFGFISRDSGEDIFVHFRAIRGEGHRILIEGQRVEFSVVQRDKGLQAEDVIAALPNRR from the coding sequence ATGTTGAAGATCGTCCATCTCGTGACGGGCGTTGCCGCACTCTTGCTGTCCTTGATCCCGAGTCTGCGTAGTGATGCCCTGCCCTACCTGCAACAGAGCGATGCCATCTACCTGGCGCTGCTCGGTCTGACCAGCCTCCTGCTCGCCCCGGGCAGCAACCTGAAACAGCCTTCGGCCCTGCAAGGCCTGGCCACTGCCCTGGTGGTTCTGGCCGTGGTGCTGCAGGTGCTGATCCTGCTCGCCCCACTGCCCTTCATCGGCGAACAACCGGCCATCGTGCTGCCGCTGCTGAGCCTGGCTGGCGCAGTCGTGCTGCAGTGGGCCGCCAACCTGAACCCGGCTCGCCCCCACGCGCCCATCGAAACCTTCCTCGGCGAGAACCGCGAAACCGGCACCGTGAAGTGGTTCAACACCTCCAAGGGCTTCGGCTTCATCTCCCGCGACTCGGGCGAAGACATCTTCGTCCACTTCCGCGCCATTCGCGGCGAGGGTCACCGCATCCTGATCGAAGGGCAGCGCGTGGAGTTCTCGGTAGTCCAGCGCGACAAGGGCCTGCAGGCGGAGGACGTGATCGCCGCCCTGCCCAACCGCCGCTGA
- a CDS encoding SlyX family protein — MDLETRVMDLESRLAFQDDALQTLSDVVYEQERVIERTRLQMQALLKRLEDLQGQVGVAEDDAPPPHY, encoded by the coding sequence ATGGATCTGGAGACTCGAGTGATGGACCTGGAGAGCCGGCTGGCCTTTCAGGATGACGCACTGCAGACCCTGAGCGACGTGGTCTACGAGCAGGAGCGGGTGATCGAGCGCACCCGTCTGCAGATGCAAGCGCTGCTCAAGCGCCTGGAAGACCTGCAGGGCCAGGTTGGCGTCGCGGAAGATGACGCTCCGCCGCCGCACTATTGA
- a CDS encoding HIT family protein: protein MFALDSRLQQDTVALGDFPLSSLLLMNDSQYPWFILVPRREDVSEIFQLDSADQQQLWREATQLAEMLKDTFDADKMNVANLGNVVSQLHVHVIVRKQDDVAWPGPVWGKHPAVPYKEEELARVREKLRMALGDGFRFSQE from the coding sequence ATGTTCGCCCTGGATTCCCGTCTCCAGCAGGACACCGTTGCGCTGGGTGATTTCCCGCTGAGCAGCCTGCTGTTGATGAATGACTCGCAGTACCCGTGGTTCATCCTGGTTCCGCGTCGCGAAGACGTCAGTGAAATCTTCCAGCTGGATTCCGCCGATCAGCAACAGTTGTGGCGCGAAGCGACTCAACTGGCGGAAATGCTCAAGGACACTTTCGATGCGGACAAGATGAACGTGGCCAATCTCGGCAACGTCGTCAGCCAACTGCATGTGCATGTGATTGTGCGCAAGCAGGATGATGTCGCCTGGCCGGGGCCGGTCTGGGGCAAGCACCCGGCGGTTCCCTATAAAGAAGAAGAACTGGCGCGGGTGCGCGAGAAACTGCGCATGGCGCTGGGCGATGGCTTTCGCTTCAGCCAGGAGTGA